The following are encoded together in the Serratia odorifera genome:
- a CDS encoding amidohydrolase gives MSTLKISLLQQPLVWRDGPANLRHFDHLLSSLVGRDLIVLPEMFTTGFAMDAGDSALPEQQVIDWLHGWARKTNALVGGSVALKTGDGAVNRFLLVEPGGRVHAYDKRHLFRMAGEHLHYQAGKRREIVEWRGWRILPQICYDLRFPVWSRYEQDYDLALYVANWPAARSQHWQTLLAARAIENQVYVAGCNRVGEDGNGLSYSGDSLILSPQGERLAEAAAHTAARLDAELSLENLQGYRSAFPAWRDADSFLRLD, from the coding sequence ATGTCGACTTTGAAAATCAGTCTGTTGCAACAGCCGCTGGTCTGGCGCGATGGCCCAGCCAATCTGCGCCATTTTGATCACCTGCTGTCGTCATTGGTCGGCCGCGATCTCATCGTGCTGCCGGAAATGTTCACCACTGGCTTCGCCATGGACGCCGGTGACAGCGCCTTGCCGGAGCAACAGGTGATCGACTGGCTGCACGGCTGGGCACGCAAAACCAATGCGCTGGTCGGTGGCAGCGTGGCGCTGAAGACCGGCGACGGCGCGGTGAACCGTTTCCTGCTGGTGGAGCCAGGCGGTCGGGTACACGCCTATGACAAGCGCCATCTGTTTCGCATGGCCGGCGAGCATCTGCATTATCAGGCTGGCAAGCGGCGCGAAATCGTCGAATGGCGCGGCTGGCGTATTCTGCCGCAAATCTGTTACGACCTACGCTTTCCGGTATGGTCGCGCTATGAACAGGATTACGATCTGGCGCTGTACGTCGCCAACTGGCCAGCGGCACGCAGCCAGCACTGGCAAACGCTTTTGGCGGCGCGAGCGATTGAAAATCAGGTGTACGTTGCCGGCTGCAACCGGGTTGGCGAGGACGGCAACGGCCTTAGCTACAGCGGCGACAGCCTGATCCTCAGTCCGCAGGGGGAACGGCTGGCCGAAGCCGCAGCGCATACCGCAGCCCGGCTGGACGCCGAGCTGTCGCTGGAAAATCTGCAAGGCTACCGTAGCGCCTTCCCGGCTTGGCGTGACGCCGACAGCTTCCTGCGTCTCGATTAA
- the mtnC gene encoding acireductone synthase has translation MIRAIVTDIEGTTSDIRFVHQVLFPYARERMADYVRQHADEAEVAAALAALRSELEQPDADSALLIAALYRFMDEDRKSTALKALQGIIWRSGYHDGDFRGHLYPEVAAQLATWQQQGIQLYVYSSGSVQAQQLLFGYSEAGDLQPLFCGYFDTRVGAKREEVSYRNIAQQIGMAPAELLFLSDLRQELDAARAAGWHTCQLIRDDADEQSRHPQVNRFDQIVIEEFAG, from the coding sequence ATGATCCGCGCCATTGTTACCGATATTGAAGGCACCACCAGTGATATCCGCTTTGTCCATCAGGTGCTGTTCCCGTATGCCCGCGAGCGTATGGCGGACTATGTTCGCCAACATGCCGATGAGGCCGAAGTGGCCGCCGCGCTGGCGGCATTGCGTAGCGAGCTCGAGCAGCCGGATGCCGATAGCGCGCTGTTGATTGCCGCGCTGTATCGTTTTATGGATGAAGATCGCAAATCCACCGCGCTCAAGGCGTTGCAGGGCATCATCTGGCGCAGTGGCTATCACGACGGCGATTTTCGCGGTCATCTGTACCCCGAGGTCGCCGCGCAGTTGGCAACCTGGCAGCAACAGGGCATTCAGCTGTACGTCTATTCCTCCGGTTCGGTGCAAGCGCAGCAACTGCTGTTTGGCTACAGTGAGGCGGGCGATTTGCAGCCGCTGTTTTGCGGTTACTTTGATACCCGGGTTGGCGCCAAGCGCGAAGAGGTTTCATACCGCAATATTGCCCAACAGATTGGCATGGCGCCGGCGGAACTGCTGTTTTTATCTGACCTACGCCAGGAGCTGGACGCTGCACGCGCTGCCGGTTGGCACACTTGCCAACTGATCCGCGATGACGCTGACGAACAGAGCCGGCATCCGCAAGTTAACCGTTTCGATCAGATCGTGATAGAGGAGTTTGCCGGATGA
- a CDS encoding methylthioribulose 1-phosphate dehydratase has translation MTENSQLQALLAACHWIGDKGWCPATGGNMSLRLDAEGCLVTESGKDKGSLSEHDLLQVNIADNHVPSGRTPSAETGLHTLIYRLYPQVGAILHTHSVNATVLSRVEKNHALLLQGYEMQKSLSGQRSHLDGVIIPIFDNDQDIPRLAERVAAAAATSPIPYGFLVRGHGLYCWGRQVAEARRHLEGLEFLFQCELQRRLLEAK, from the coding sequence ATGACGGAAAATTCACAACTGCAGGCGCTGTTGGCGGCCTGTCACTGGATTGGCGACAAGGGCTGGTGTCCGGCGACCGGTGGCAATATGTCGCTGCGCCTGGATGCCGAAGGCTGTCTGGTGACCGAATCGGGCAAGGACAAGGGTAGCCTGAGCGAGCACGACCTGTTGCAGGTGAATATCGCCGACAATCATGTACCAAGTGGCCGTACGCCGTCGGCTGAAACCGGGCTGCATACGCTGATTTACCGTCTCTACCCGCAGGTCGGCGCCATTTTGCATACCCATTCGGTCAATGCCACGGTGTTGTCGCGGGTGGAAAAAAACCACGCATTGCTGCTACAGGGTTATGAAATGCAAAAGTCGCTCAGCGGGCAGCGTAGCCATCTCGACGGCGTGATTATCCCGATCTTCGATAACGATCAGGATATTCCCCGTCTGGCCGAACGGGTGGCCGCCGCCGCGGCCACCTCGCCGATCCCGTATGGTTTTCTGGTGCGCGGCCACGGCCTGTATTGCTGGGGGCGTCAGGTTGCGGAGGCGCGCCGTCATCTTGAAGGGCTGGAATTCCTGTTCCAGTGTGAACTGCAACGACGTTTGCTGGAGGCGAAATGA